The Cyclopterus lumpus isolate fCycLum1 chromosome 6, fCycLum1.pri, whole genome shotgun sequence genome contains a region encoding:
- the fam174b gene encoding membrane protein FAM174B gives MVTYNLVLTFFIAALWRVGGEPQTPSSPATHFNSTSPSSISSQDEELPQNVTDAAVGSPISSLMTHLPTIKNIVIFICVLTAALITCLVIKVVRSGRRIRKTRKYDIITTPGERVEMAPLNEENDDEEDSTLFDIKYR, from the exons ATGGTGACATACAATCTGGTATTAACTTTCTTTATCGCGGCTCTCTGGCGCGTCGGTGGCGAACCACAAACTCCTTCTTCACCTGCGACGCACTTCAATTCAACATCACCGTCATCCATCAGCAGCCAAGATGAAGAGTTGCCACAGAATGTCACAGATGCCGCCGTGGGCTCCCCGATTTCATCTCTAATGACTCATCTTCCCACTAtcaaaaacattgttattttcATCTGCGTGTTAACAGCTGCTCTCATCACGTGCCTGGTCATCAAAGTGGTCAG ATCTGGGAGACGAATCAGAAAAACCAGGAAATATGACATTATAACGACACCTGGTGAGCGTGTGGAGATGGCCCCTCTTAATGAGGAGAACGATGATGAGGAGGACTCGACCCTGTTTGACATCAAATACag GTGA